The nucleotide window GAATTGGCTAGATAGACCACACATTGACTTAAAATAATTCTAGATTCTGGATTACCAATAACAGCCACTGCCTGAAATGTATTATTTGCCAAAATTAATGCTGTAGGATTTGCATTTCCAATATCTTCAGAAGCTAAAATTAGTAATCTTCGTGCAATAAATTTTACATCTTCACCACCTTCAATCATTCTTGCTAAATAATATACAGCTGCATTAGGGTCACTACCTCTTATAGATTTAATAAAAGCTGAAATAATGTCATAATGTTGTTCACCAGTTTTATCATATCTAGCTGTGTTCTGCTGAATTTTTTCTAAGACATAGTCGTTGGTAATTTCTACAGTTTCTTCTGCAGATACCAAGAGTTCAAAAATATTTAATAATTTTCGAGCATCTCCTCCAGAAACACGCAATAATGCATCAGTTTCTGTGAGTTTTATCTTTTTTGTAGCTAGAATGTCATCTTTCTGAATTGCGCGTTTTAGAAGCGCTATTAAGTCGTTTTTATCGAATGAATTTAAAATATAAACCTGACATCTAGATAAAAGTGCAGGTATTACTTCCAAACTAGGATTTTCTGTAGTTGCTCCTATTAAAGTAACCCATCCTTTTTCTACGGCACCTAATAAAGAATCTTGTTGCGATTTACTAAATCTATGTATTTCATCAATAAATAGGATAGGATTTTTGGCAGTAAATAATCCCCCACTTTTTTTAGCTTTTTCTATAACTTCTCTTACATCTTTTACTCCAGAACTTATGGCACTTAAAGTGTAAAAAGGTCTATTAGATACTGTAGCAATAATATTAGCTAATGTGGTTTTCCCTATTCCTGGAGGTCCCCATAGAATAAGAGATGGAATAATACCTTGTTTTATAAGATTCGTTAATACACCTTTTGGCCCAACTAAATGTTGCTGACTAATGTAATCCTCTAAAGTTTTAGGTCTTATTCTTTCTGCCAAAGGTTCATTCATAGGACAAAAATACAAAGATTTATGACAGAAGTTGTCAAATTATAATTTGGTTAGGTTTTTGTATATTTTGGCATATGCAAGAAGCTGATTTACAAAATAAAACTTCTCCTTTTATAGTGCCTTCAATGTATATTCTA belongs to Polaribacter dokdonensis and includes:
- a CDS encoding replication-associated recombination protein A, with protein sequence MNEPLAERIRPKTLEDYISQQHLVGPKGVLTNLIKQGIIPSLILWGPPGIGKTTLANIIATVSNRPFYTLSAISSGVKDVREVIEKAKKSGGLFTAKNPILFIDEIHRFSKSQQDSLLGAVEKGWVTLIGATTENPSLEVIPALLSRCQVYILNSFDKNDLIALLKRAIQKDDILATKKIKLTETDALLRVSGGDARKLLNIFELLVSAEETVEITNDYVLEKIQQNTARYDKTGEQHYDIISAFIKSIRGSDPNAAVYYLARMIEGGEDVKFIARRLLILASEDIGNANPTALILANNTFQAVAVIGNPESRIILSQCVVYLANSAKSNASYLAINKAQSLVKTTGDLSVPLHLRNAPTKLMKDLDYGKSYKYSHDYPNNFTEQEFLPEEIAGTKLYEPGNNARENQFNEILKKRWKNKYNY